The Azotosporobacter soli DNA segment AACAACATTTTTGACTATTGTTCGCCATTTCATAGCCATCTCCCCACTCCCTCATGCAAATCGTACAAGACCTGTATCCGTTATGAGCAGCAGCCCGGCGAGATGTCGGCTCCCGTATCGCCCGCATATTCAATCGCGCCGGAAGGACATTTTTTCTGACAGCCCCGACAACCGTGGACACAGCCTACCGGCTTCACCACGACCGGCTTACCGGGCTTTTTTTCATACACGCCATTACGACAAAAGTTGATGCAAATTTCGCAAGCCGAGCATTTTTCTAAATCCACAACCGGATACCACGTTTCAGACATCAAGTTCACTCCCTTTAAACAATTTATCATTTTAAGAACTTCAGCAATTCCTGACTATGTCCGATTTGGTCGCTTAACGTCTTTTCCGCCGCGCTGATTAACGCTAACACCGAAGGATAGGAAATTTTATAAATGACTTTTTGCCCGTCTTTTCGCGATTCGATCAGTCCCTGCCGCTTCAAGACGCCAAGATGCTGCGAAAAGTTTGATTGTTCGATATCGATTTGCTCAATCATTTCACAGACGCATCGCTCACCGTCCGTAAGCATCAGCAAGATTTTGATTCGCGCCGGATGTCCAAGCGTTTTGAACAATTCTGCGGTCAGCTTGACTACTATATCTTCGGCCATGCCGTCAATCCTCCTACTTAAGTTTGAATAAAAGCGCTGCCGTCTTCCTCGTTATCCACGACAAACTACAATCTAGCGCAGCATCGTATAAATTTTATACAGCGTCATAGCCACGATAAGAATTCCAAACATCTGTTTTATCTTATCACTCGGCAGATAGACGCTGCTCA contains these protein-coding regions:
- a CDS encoding metalloregulator ArsR/SmtB family transcription factor, which translates into the protein MAEDIVVKLTAELFKTLGHPARIKILLMLTDGERCVCEMIEQIDIEQSNFSQHLGVLKRQGLIESRKDGQKVIYKISYPSVLALISAAEKTLSDQIGHSQELLKFLK